In Deltaproteobacteria bacterium, one DNA window encodes the following:
- a CDS encoding ABC-F family ATP-binding cassette domain-containing protein — protein MNLLQLQKANKSFGTKVLFQEASFSVNEGEHMGVIGPNGAGKSTLFKVLVGEQLLDSGQLIKSQQLRIGYLEQESEWNLSQTTEEFLNENCSKKIWELKIIGESLGLTETHFKTPLHQLSGGYRMRMKLVYLIGLEPNLMLLDEPTNFLDLESILALENFLQNYEGAFLLISHDREFLRRTTESTLEVEAGDITKFPGQIDDYFEQKNQLRIILEAQISNQEAKRKSIQDFVDRFGAKATKAKQAQSRLKQLEKMEQIEIKDLSVKAKIAIPVPIHTGKESLYLENADLGYQNNAILKNVTLRLNRGTHLGIVGVNGAGKSTLLRSLSGVLPLIKGTLTLGYQVNLGYFSQHSADQLDENDRIIDALEKAAHPDLKNQEILNLAGSLLFSGDAVYKKIKVLSGGEKSRVALGQILLKRCPFLLLDEPTNHLDFETVEALTEALREFEGTLVVVSHDRSFIRRVSSQILEIKDGGVDIYPGTYDEYIWSVQRRQKNSISDKSKSEIKNHLEQDEQVKVSIPKINFKEEIRKQNVKNREFQNQLLKIEKQLKLVEELRLKKTEELISANGHKAMELVKELKEHSDEIIRIENDWVSVMENLDRGLKKVEDWTKQK, from the coding sequence ATGAATCTGTTGCAATTGCAAAAAGCAAATAAAAGTTTTGGGACCAAAGTTCTTTTTCAAGAGGCCAGTTTTTCTGTCAATGAGGGCGAACATATGGGGGTGATTGGGCCAAATGGTGCTGGAAAGTCAACCTTGTTTAAGGTCCTAGTTGGTGAGCAACTTTTAGATAGTGGGCAGCTGATAAAGTCTCAACAGTTGAGAATCGGGTATTTAGAGCAGGAATCGGAGTGGAATTTATCGCAAACGACGGAAGAATTTTTGAATGAAAATTGTAGTAAGAAAATATGGGAACTCAAGATTATTGGAGAAAGTTTAGGGTTAACAGAGACGCATTTTAAAACGCCTTTACATCAGTTAAGTGGTGGTTATCGGATGCGAATGAAACTGGTCTACTTGATTGGACTTGAGCCTAATCTGATGTTGTTGGATGAGCCAACAAATTTTTTAGATTTAGAAAGCATCTTGGCTTTAGAAAATTTTTTGCAAAATTATGAAGGTGCTTTTTTATTGATATCGCACGATCGAGAGTTTTTAAGAAGAACCACAGAGTCAACTCTTGAGGTGGAGGCAGGAGATATTACTAAATTCCCTGGCCAAATTGATGATTATTTTGAACAAAAAAATCAATTAAGAATTATTTTGGAAGCGCAGATTTCAAATCAAGAAGCTAAAAGAAAAAGTATTCAAGATTTTGTCGATCGATTTGGGGCAAAGGCTACAAAAGCCAAACAGGCCCAAAGCCGATTAAAACAACTTGAAAAAATGGAACAAATCGAAATCAAAGATCTCTCTGTTAAAGCTAAGATAGCCATACCTGTTCCTATTCATACAGGCAAAGAGTCGTTGTATTTAGAAAATGCTGATTTGGGCTATCAAAATAATGCGATTCTTAAAAATGTCACGTTGAGGTTGAATCGAGGAACTCATTTAGGAATAGTTGGTGTTAATGGCGCTGGAAAATCCACCTTATTAAGGTCCTTGTCTGGAGTACTACCATTAATTAAGGGAACATTGACCTTGGGTTACCAAGTAAATTTAGGATATTTCTCGCAACATTCTGCAGATCAGTTAGATGAAAATGATAGAATCATTGATGCATTAGAAAAAGCAGCTCATCCTGATTTAAAAAATCAGGAAATTTTAAATTTGGCTGGATCCTTATTATTTTCAGGTGATGCTGTTTACAAAAAGATTAAAGTTTTATCCGGTGGCGAAAAATCAAGAGTCGCCCTGGGACAGATTTTATTAAAACGTTGTCCCTTTTTATTGTTGGATGAGCCCACAAATCATTTGGATTTTGAAACCGTGGAGGCCTTAACGGAAGCCTTGAGAGAGTTTGAGGGTACACTTGTTGTTGTCAGTCATGATCGGTCTTTTATTCGTAGAGTGTCAAGTCAGATTCTAGAAATAAAAGACGGAGGAGTGGATATTTACCCAGGAACCTATGATGAATATATTTGGAGCGTTCAAAGGCGTCAAAAAAATTCTATTTCAGATAAATCTAAATCTGAAATAAAAAATCATTTAGAGCAGGATGAACAAGTTAAAGTTTCTATTCCTAAAATTAATTTTAAAGAAGAAATAAGAAAACAAAATGTCAAAAACAGGGAATTTCAAAATCAATTATTAAAGATAGAAAAACAGTTAAAATTAGTAGAAGAATTAAGACTGAAAAAAACAGAAGAATTAATCTCAGCAAATGGCCATAAAGCGATGGAATTGGTGAAAGAGCTTAAAGAACATTCAGACGAAATTATTCGTATCGAAAATGATTGGGTTTCGGTGATGGAAAACTTAGATAGAGGATTAAAAAAGGTTGAAGATTGGACTAAGCAAAAATGA
- the sfsA gene encoding DNA/RNA nuclease SfsA produces the protein MRYVQQLETGILLKRYKRFFADIQFQDKQITAHVPNTGSLKSCLFEGQKCYFSHSSNPERKLKYTLESLETPTGLVGVNTQMPNQLVKKALENKFLKQWKNFDIIKPEFKISPETRIDFRVEDSNSKKVHYIEVKNVSLKEKGVALFPDAVTARGQKHLNELMKLQKEGNTCEIIFVIQRDDVKSFQAAKEIDSDYANLLKQSHDLGVLITPLVCHLNDQEIFLTNEILPVEF, from the coding sequence ATAAGGTACGTACAACAATTAGAAACAGGTATTCTATTAAAAAGGTATAAAAGGTTTTTTGCCGATATACAGTTTCAGGATAAACAAATTACGGCTCACGTTCCCAATACAGGAAGCCTTAAATCTTGCTTATTTGAAGGTCAGAAATGCTATTTTTCACATTCTTCTAATCCTGAAAGAAAATTAAAATACACTTTGGAAAGTTTAGAGACACCCACAGGATTAGTAGGTGTTAATACACAGATGCCTAATCAGCTAGTTAAAAAGGCTTTGGAAAATAAATTTTTAAAACAGTGGAAAAATTTTGATATAATAAAGCCAGAATTTAAAATTAGTCCTGAAACGCGTATTGATTTTCGCGTTGAAGACTCCAATTCAAAAAAAGTTCATTATATCGAAGTCAAAAATGTGAGCCTCAAAGAAAAGGGAGTGGCTCTTTTTCCTGATGCTGTAACTGCCCGGGGGCAAAAACATTTAAATGAGTTAATGAAACTTCAAAAAGAGGGGAATACTTGTGAAATTATTTTTGTGATTCAGCGTGATGATGTGAAATCTTTTCAGGCAGCGAAAGAAATAGATTCTGATTATGCAAATCTGCTAAAACAAAGTCATGACTTAGGAGTTTTGATCACTCCGTTAGTTTGTCATTTGAATGATCAAGAGATTTTTTTAACGAATGAAATTCTACCGGTAGAATTTTAA
- a CDS encoding CpaF family protein, which produces MSTISNVFDDAIKQNMAVIWPYMEDPQVSEILINGPEEIFIEKKGKLERAPAKFANDDVLLAAVNSIAQSVGRRINDENPRLDARLQNGSRIAAVIRPCSLKGTIVSIRKFTQAKISWADYVKMALSQKAALFLVICMRLGKNIIVSGGTGSGKTTLLTLLCSHIPPGQRIIVIEDSNELKITYEHVVFFETRQADAQGKFEVSMKDLLKSSLRLRPDRIIVGEVRSSEAIELINAMNTGHKGCMGTVHANTPEDAIIRLEALAQSGEAKISEKALRSQVSSAIEMIIQVSRLGDGSRRITEISEVHGFHPDGSYNVVPIFKIPRLVRKGDKLEGQLEPTGQRPSFYSEIIDNNLLFDKDLFVPNKAA; this is translated from the coding sequence ATGTCCACCATTAGCAATGTTTTTGATGATGCGATTAAACAAAATATGGCAGTGATCTGGCCTTACATGGAAGACCCCCAGGTTTCAGAAATTTTAATTAATGGACCAGAAGAAATTTTTATTGAAAAAAAAGGGAAATTAGAAAGAGCTCCAGCAAAATTTGCAAATGATGATGTCTTGCTTGCAGCTGTTAATTCAATAGCACAAAGTGTTGGTCGAAGAATCAATGACGAAAATCCAAGATTAGATGCCAGATTGCAAAATGGATCCCGGATAGCCGCAGTTATTCGCCCTTGTTCTTTAAAGGGAACAATTGTGAGTATCCGTAAATTTACTCAAGCCAAAATCAGTTGGGCCGACTATGTAAAAATGGCCTTATCACAAAAAGCCGCTCTCTTTTTAGTCATTTGTATGCGTCTTGGAAAAAATATAATTGTCAGTGGGGGAACTGGTTCGGGAAAAACCACTTTGCTTACTTTACTGTGCAGCCATATACCACCTGGTCAAAGAATTATTGTCATCGAAGATTCAAACGAGTTAAAAATCACTTATGAACATGTTGTTTTTTTTGAAACACGACAAGCCGATGCTCAAGGTAAGTTTGAAGTTTCAATGAAAGATTTGTTGAAATCCTCGTTAAGATTACGTCCAGACAGAATTATTGTAGGAGAGGTTCGCTCTAGCGAGGCTATTGAGCTCATCAATGCGATGAATACAGGCCATAAAGGCTGCATGGGAACGGTTCATGCTAACACTCCAGAAGATGCCATCATTCGATTGGAGGCTCTAGCACAAAGTGGAGAAGCAAAGATCAGCGAAAAAGCCTTACGTTCCCAGGTTTCTTCAGCCATTGAGATGATCATCCAAGTATCCAGACTTGGTGACGGATCAAGAAGAATAACAGAAATTAGCGAGGTACATGGTTTCCATCCAGATGGCAGTTACAATGTCGTTCCCATATTTAAAATCCCAAGACTGGTAAGAAAAGGAGATAAACTGGAAGGACAGCTCGAACCTACAGGACAAAGACCCTCCTTCTATTCTGAAATCATTGATAACAATTTACTTTTTGATAAAGATCTATTTGTTCCAAATAAAGCCGCCTGA
- a CDS encoding cupredoxin domain-containing protein, producing the protein MKAWEIDLSRRQIDFEKVKDESRSPAALKSEKEMSLFEAVFESTGPTQEIVIMNTDTGFVPETIKLKKGNNYKFHIVNVSEKNKNISFSFEAFSEYHNTLFGKPKTFQINPKLEGIFSFNCPETEMKGKVIIVPEDRKLASENSK; encoded by the coding sequence ATCAAAGCTTGGGAAATTGATTTGTCTCGACGACAAATTGATTTTGAAAAAGTAAAGGACGAATCAAGATCACCTGCAGCTCTAAAATCAGAAAAGGAAATGAGCTTATTTGAAGCCGTTTTTGAGTCCACTGGTCCCACTCAGGAGATCGTGATTATGAATACAGATACGGGATTTGTCCCCGAAACGATTAAGCTAAAAAAAGGAAATAATTATAAATTCCACATCGTTAACGTTAGTGAGAAAAATAAAAATATTAGCTTTTCCTTTGAGGCTTTTTCAGAATATCACAACACTCTTTTTGGCAAGCCCAAAACATTTCAAATAAATCCGAAATTAGAAGGAATATTTTCCTTTAATTGTCCAGAAACTGAAATGAAAGGGAAAGTGATTATTGTGCCTGAAGACAGAAAGCTGGCCTCAGAAAACTCTAAGTAA
- a CDS encoding cytochrome, with protein sequence MFLQGNLQLVFDALYTVGAIDPVLNMDWSQISNEMENNIQTVYQTFKKINSCSSDYERILSEMRKMDKKDLQYIAMEVAREFCEYQDRSTLH encoded by the coding sequence ATGTTTTTACAAGGTAACTTACAATTAGTTTTTGATGCTCTTTATACAGTTGGCGCTATTGACCCCGTTTTAAATATGGATTGGAGCCAAATATCTAATGAAATGGAAAATAATATTCAAACTGTATATCAAACATTTAAAAAAATTAATTCCTGTTCCAGTGATTATGAACGAATACTTTCAGAGATGAGAAAAATGGATAAAAAGGACCTGCAATATATAGCCATGGAGGTTGCTCGTGAATTCTGCGAGTATCAAGATCGTTCGACTCTTCATTAG
- a CDS encoding thioredoxin domain-containing protein, with protein MKRIYKVLLTASSLSLTFCAPTAKQIKEVIEKDPSIVFVAIEKEPEKFIEIVNKAAQEAQKKQQEKAFDEEKKQRDAEFANPLKPEIQDDRVMFGKKDAPITIVEYSDFECPYCSRGYQTVKQVKAEYGDKVRVIFKHLPLDFHPMAEPAARYFEAIAMQDHAKAEKFHDEIFEGQSNLKSEKEAFLKKVAKNVGANMAKLEKDLKDEKISKRIRADMEEAQKFGIRGTPGFVVNGVSLKGALPLSEFKDVIDKHLKK; from the coding sequence TTGAAAAGAATATATAAGGTTTTGTTAACGGCTTCGTCTTTATCCCTAACTTTTTGTGCCCCTACGGCCAAGCAGATAAAAGAAGTTATTGAAAAAGATCCATCAATTGTTTTTGTCGCAATTGAAAAGGAACCAGAGAAATTTATTGAGATCGTTAATAAGGCAGCACAAGAAGCTCAGAAGAAACAGCAAGAAAAAGCGTTCGATGAAGAAAAGAAGCAGCGAGATGCTGAATTTGCGAATCCATTGAAGCCAGAGATTCAAGATGATCGAGTTATGTTTGGTAAAAAAGATGCCCCAATCACTATTGTTGAGTATTCTGACTTTGAGTGTCCTTATTGCTCTCGGGGCTATCAGACGGTTAAGCAAGTAAAAGCTGAATACGGTGATAAAGTAAGAGTCATTTTCAAACATTTACCACTCGACTTTCATCCAATGGCAGAACCAGCTGCCAGATACTTTGAGGCTATTGCCATGCAGGACCATGCTAAAGCTGAAAAATTTCATGATGAGATCTTTGAAGGTCAAAGCAATCTTAAGTCTGAAAAAGAAGCCTTCCTTAAAAAAGTTGCTAAAAACGTAGGTGCTAATATGGCAAAGCTTGAGAAAGACTTAAAAGATGAAAAAATTTCTAAGAGAATCCGCGCTGATATGGAAGAGGCTCAAAAATTTGGAATCAGAGGAACCCCTGGTTTTGTAGTAAATGGAGTATCGCTAAAAGGAGCTTTGCCTTTAAGTGAGTTCAAGGATGTTATCGACAAGCATTTAAAGAAATAA